One genomic segment of Arachis duranensis cultivar V14167 chromosome 4, aradu.V14167.gnm2.J7QH, whole genome shotgun sequence includes these proteins:
- the LOC107486331 gene encoding zinc finger protein ZAT11-like, with product MMKREREVIESMTMANCLMLLSRGSDQFKATYSSSFSSNYNNNDNNNNNNRVFECKTCNRQFPSFQALGGHRASHKKPRLMDDHGGKLEEQQQQQLEAQKPKTHECSICGLEFAIGQALGGHMRRHRATSNLNHHNGRLLLHNNNNNNNNNNNNNSTMSSSSGGSTSLESSSPNGISKNNNSKRVLVLDLNLTPFENDLEILKIGNCLC from the coding sequence atgatgaagagagaaagagaagtgaTTGAAAGCATGACCATGGCAAATTGCTTGATGCTACTATCTAGAGGAAGTGATCAATTTAAGGCAACATATTCTTCAAGTTTTTCTTCAAATTATAACAACaacgacaacaacaacaacaacaaccgaGTTTTCGAGTGCAAAACATGTAACAGACAATTCCCTTCATTTCAAGCACTTGGAGGGCATAGAGCTAGTCACAAGAAGCCAAGGTTAATGGATGATCATGGTGGCAAATtggaagaacaacaacaacaacaattggAAGCTCAAAAGCCTAAGACTCATGAATGTTCCATTTGTGGCTTGGAATTTGCAATTGGTCAAGCATTAGGTGGACATATGAGGAGGCATAGAGCTACTTCAAATTTGAATCATCATAATGGAAGATTATTattgcataataataataataataataataataataataataataattctactATGAGTAGTAGTAGTGGTGGTAGCACTAGCCTTGAGTCTTCATCACCAAATGGGATatcaaagaataataatagtaaGAGAGTTTTGGTTTTGGATTTGAATTTGACACCCTTTGAGAATGATTTGGAGATTTTGAAGATTGGAAATTGTTTGTGTTGA